In Zingiber officinale cultivar Zhangliang chromosome 8B, Zo_v1.1, whole genome shotgun sequence, a single genomic region encodes these proteins:
- the LOC122015486 gene encoding NAD(P)H-quinone oxidoreductase subunit T, chloroplastic-like: MAASTASPSFPPLFCRRATRATPPALRPIYAVSSDSPGSSSGEPPRKRRVDTRIHWSSPDEGWVGGKTKKPDGDNDATATKKEEERLGERFADLINTATTSHYQFLGVSAEADMEEIKAAYRRLSKEYHPDTTALPLKSASEKFVQLREAYNVLSDEERRRFYDWTLAQEAESRRLRQMRMELEDPYEQDVRDWVSIPDTVDRLGGKNMKLSDQALTALTVDVVIILISICSIIFVVLFKESY; the protein is encoded by the exons ATGGCGGCATCCACTGCGTCGCCTTCCTTTCCCCCGCTCTTCTGCCGTCGAGCTACACGCGCAACTCCTCCTGCTCTCCGCCCCATCTACGCCGTCTCCTCCGACTCCCCCGGCTCCTCCTCCGGCGAACCCCCACGCAAGCGCCGCGTCGACACCAGAATCCACTGGTCCAGCCCCGACGAAGGCTGGGTCGGCGGCAAAACCAAGAAGCCGGACGGCGATAACGATGCTACTGCAACTAAGAAAGAAGAGGAACGCCTCGGAGAAAGATTCGCCGACCTCATCAACACAGCGACCACCTCCCACTATCA GTTTCTGGGGGTGTCGGCGGAGGCGGACATGGAGGAGATCAAGGCGGCGTACCGGCGGCTGTCGAAAGAGTACCACCCGGACACGACGGCGCTTCCGCTGAAGTCGGCGTCGGAGAAGTTCGTCCAGCTACGGGAGGCCTACAACGTGCTGAGCGACGAGGAGCGCCGGCGGTTCTACGACTGGACGCTGGCGCAGGAGGCGGAGAGCCGCCGCCTGCGCCAGATGAGGATGGAGCTGGAGGACCCCTACGAGCAAGACGTCCGCGACTGGGTCTCCATCCCCGACACCGTCGACCGCCTCGGCGGCAAGAACATGAAGCTCAGCGACCAGGCCTTGACGGCGCTCACCGTCGACGTAGTAATCATTCTCATCTCCATCTGCAGCATCATCTTTGTTGTTCTATTCAAGGAATCATATTAA
- the LOC122015485 gene encoding pyruvate kinase 1, cytosolic-like, giving the protein MHTGQMLLEEPVRLASVLAPPKIKFFPSLTKIVGTLGPRSRSVETLEACLKAGMSVARFDFSGSNAEYHQETLDNLRIAVSNIKKPCAVMLDTVGPELQVCNTSGEPIELKSGNNVTLTPDGSRVPSAEVLPINISDLAKAVKKGDTVFIGQYLFTGSESTSVWLEVVDTVGDDVNCLVKNSATLAGSIFTMHVSQVSINLPTLGSRDKQVISSWALQNNVDIISLSYTRHAEDVRELREFLRSQNLHYTQIYAKIENFEGFEHFDEILQEADGIILSRGNLGIDLPPEKVFIYQKTAVKKCNMAGKPAIITRVVDSMVDNLRPTRAEATDVANAVLDGTDGILLGAETLRGLYPVETIRTVGQICSEAESVYNQAHQFKKIIQYVGEPMSHEESVASSAVRAAVKVKASVIIAFTTTGTAPRLVAKYRPPMPVLALVFPQEKIDSLNSNALSTIKARQCQALRGIYPILAISSSGEINLKEEVALKLALDYGRSVGILKPYDRAVIFEKIGDSAVVKIVEFEDS; this is encoded by the exons ATGCACACCGGCCAGATGCTGCTTGAGGAACCTGTGCGCCTCGCCTCTGTGCTCGCGCCGCCCAAGATC AAGTTCTTTCCATCATTGACTAAAATTGTTGGGACACTTGGGCCAAGATCACGATCAGTGGAAACACTTGAGGCATGCCTCAAAGCTGGAATGTCAG TTGCACGATTCGATTTTTCTGGGTCAAATGCGGAATACCATCAGGAGACTCTTGACAATTTGAGGATTGCTGTGAGCAATATCAAGAAGCCATGCGCT GTTATGCTAGACACTGTGGGTCCTGAACTTCAAGTTTGCAACACATCCGGTGAACCAATTGAGTTAAAATCTGGTAACAACGTCACTTTAACTCCAGATGGTTCTAGAGTTCCGTCAGCTGAAGTTTTGCCCATAAATATCTCTGATCTGGCAAAG GCAGTAAAAAAGGGCGATACTGTTTTTATAGGTCAGTATCTTTTCACTGGAAGTGAGTCAACATCTGTATGGCTTGAG GTTGTGGATACAGTCGGTGATGATGTAAATTGTCTTGTGAAGAACAGTGCTACACTTGCTGGGTCCATCTTCACCATGCACGTGTCACAAGTTTCTATCAATTTACCAACTCTTGGTAGTAGAGATAAGCAG GTGATTTCATCTTGGGCTTTACAAAACAATGTTGACATCATTTCCCTATCTTACACTCGTCATGCAGAGGATGTGCGTGAG CTTAGAGAATTTCTTAGATCTCAAAATCTCCACTACACACAGATTTATGCCAAAATTGAGAATTTTGAG GGTTTTGAACATTTTGATGAGATTCTCCAAGAAGCAGATGGTATAATTCTTTCGCGAGGGAACCTGGGGATAGATCTTCCTCCAGAAAAG GTGTTTATTTATCAGAAGACTGCTGTTAAAAAGTGCAACATGGCTGGAAAGCCTGCGATAATCACTAGAGTGGTTGACAGTATGGTTGACAATTTGCGCCCAACTCGTGCAGAGGCGACTGACGTAGCAAACGCAGTTTTGGATG GTACCGATGGTATACTATTAGGTGCAGAGACTCTGCGAGGTCTCTATCCTGTTGAAACCATAAGGACTGTTGGCCAGATCTGCTCAGAA GCTGAGAGTGTATACAACCAAGCTCATCAGTTTAAAAAGATAATACAATATGTTGGAGAACCAATGTCGCATGAAGAATCTGTTGCATCATCAGCA GTGCGTGCGGCAGTTAAAGTCAAAGCGTCTGTGATTATCGCGTTTACTACCACAGGAACTGCTCCCAG ATTGGTAGCTAAGTATAGACCTCCAATGCCTGTTTTGGCTCTCGTCTTTCCGCAAGAAAAAATCGACTCGTTGAACTCAAATGCTCTAAGCACCATAAAG GCTAGGCAGTGTCAAGCATTAAGAGGCATCTATCCGATTCTGGCCATTTCTAGCTCG GGGGAGATCAACCTCAAGGAGGAGGTCGCTCTGAAACTTGCTCTGGACTATGGCAGATCGGTGGGCATTCTGAAGCCTTACGATCGGGCAGTTATCTTCGAGAAGATCGGCGACTCTGCCGTCGTCAAGATCGTCGAGTTTGAAGATTCTTGA